In Bacteroidales bacterium, the genomic window TAAAATTAATAGCTGCAAAAAGACTGAAATTCAGTAAAGAGATACAAATTGTTTATCAAGACCCGTACTCATCACTGAATCCTGTAATATCTATTGGTGCAGCACTGCACGAAACTATGTCAATACATAGCCCCGAGATGACGCGCAAAGAGATTCGCCTAAAAGTTATCGATCGGCTAATAAAAGTAGGATTAGATGAGTCGTATTACAAAAGATTACCAAGTGAACTAAGCGGAGGGCAAAGACAAAGAGTAGTAATAGCACGTGCACTAATCCCGCAACCCAAGATTTTGATATGCGACGAAGCCGTTTCAGCGTTGGATGTCAGCGTCCAAGCGCGTATATTAAATCTGCTTAACGACCTGAAAAAAGAGTTTGGGCTGACTTATATATTTATTTCTCACGACTTATCAGTCGTTAAATATATGTCTGATCGTATAGCCATAATGCAGAACGGTCGCTTTGTAGAGATAGGCAATGCTGAGGATATTTACAAAAAACCCGAGACGGAATATACAAAAGAGCTTATTGAAAGCATTCCAAAGTTTTCAGTAGTGAATAATTAACAATTGGAACACTGATGACACGGATTAAACAGATAATCACAGACTGTTGAATTGAATGATAAGTGCCTGTAGATTAGCAATCTATATCAAATAAAATTAAACTAATAGAATTAATCATGAAAAAAATATTGTTCAGTTCTACAGTTATCTCAATAATCTCACTGATTTTTGTTATTTACCTTCCGGCAATTGGATTGTATGCAACCATTCTGTTTTTTGCTCTTTTTACTTTAGTGATGCCTAATGCTTCCAGCAGAATGCTAAACAATTGGCTATTAATCTATTTACCTTTTTTCGTACTACATTCAATCCCCTTGATTATATTCAACTTTACTAAAAGCGAGTACTTATTAAAGCTATTTGCATTTTCCGAAATATCGTTCATATTAAGTGGTTTAGTCCCTGTGTTTATTTATGCCGCACTAATTATCAAACATCATAAACTTAATGGTTTAATATTAGTTGTTGCATATGCACTGTTTATTGTTACGGGCTTTTACAGCTTGCATTTTCAGACATTTATCGCTGGTACTATATTTCTAATATTGAGTATTTACTTGCCGTTAAATCCGAATAATAGCTTTTTCAAAAACTTTTTGTTTCTATATTTTCCAATATTCGTTGTATATACGTTAAGTCTGCTTTGGGAACCACTTTTCGATGGTTCACATGTAGAAATGAACTGGTACACTTTACCTATAAATTTGATAATACCCATCTCTATTCTTATTGGACTAAAGGTACGCCAAAGAAAATATAAGATAATTCGTATAATTCCGTTAGTAATTGTGTTTGCTTTCATTGGCTTTATCGTGCATCCCAATTGGTCAACTTTTTTATTAAAAAGAGATGATATAAAAGAGATCCCTTCAATATGCATAATCTCAGATACAAATGATACTATTGATATTTCAGAATCCTCGAAAATAGTTGTTCTTAACATTTGGTCTACCTCTTGCGGTGTATGTTTTAGAGAATTTCCAGAATATGAGAAGTTGTTTAACAAGTATAAAGACAACCCACGCGTGGATATTTATTCAGTTAATGTCCCTTTAAAAAGAGACAGTACCCACAATACTGTGGAACGGGTAAGAGAGAAGTACTGTTTCCCGATACATTTTGCTGAAAAATCTTTCTGTAGTAAGCTAAATATTCAATCTTCCCCAAAATGATTATTTTTAAAAACAAAGAATTAATTTATTCGGGCTCACCTGAATACGAAAACAAAAATTATTGGAATTGTTACCGAATAATCGAAAAAGCAATACAACAGTAATGTGTTGAGAATATATTTGATACTAAGTTAGTTAACAATAAATGTTAGCTTGAGGTAATTAATTATTGAGGTAGATTTAATAAAAATTAAAAAAATTACAAATGTTGTGCTCATAGAATAAATAAAATTATTATCTTTGCAACCCGAATATAAAAGATTAATTGTAAATATCATATAAAAATGAAAAAAGGTATTCATCCCGAAAATTATCGCTTAGTTGCGTTCCGCGATATGTCAAATGACACTGTCTTTATTACTAGATCAACGGCTAGCTCGAAAGAGACAATTGAAATTGACGGAGAGACTTATCCTCTTATCAAATTAGAGATTTCAAACACGTCACATCCGTTCTTTACTGGTAAAATGAAACTTGTTGACACCGCTGGACGCGTTGATAAATTCCGAAGCCGTTACGCTAAGCATCTCGAAACAAAAAAATAGAGTAATAAGTTTCTTATATATTTATAGCTCTGTCATAACGGCAGAGCTTTTTTTATATGTATACTTACAATATTTACGTATTAGCCACAAAATATCCTTAACTTTGCATAAACGAACAGATGATACTAACCCTACAACAAATTTGACAATGAAAACATTTTGCCTACACGACGCACCAAACAGAGACAATTTATTGCCCTTGACATTTACACGAGGCATTGGAGACATAAGAGTTGGTATTATTACCATTATCGAAAAGTGGGAACATTTCCTTTCACGAAAAGGTTATCAAATTGTTCCCGAATATCTGCAAAAAAAGTATCCCACAGCACTAGACGGCGAAACCATAGTAATACGTTCAGGTGTTTTGCCAGATAAAAACTTGGTTAACGCAATAAATAAATTAAATCAAAACCAAGCCTTGTTTCATAAGGGCAAATGGATTGCAGTGGCAACACAATCTAAGAATATTCAGTATAGTAGTTTTGACACTGAAGCATTCGAGAAATTTGAATATGAGAACAATATTCGCGAAATAGAATACCCTTGGAACATATTCAAACTGAACGACATAGAACTAAAGTCAGATTTCGACATCGTTACAGAGGGTGCTACTTCTGCTCCTATTTCTGAAACAAACAGAGTAATAGGTAACGGTCGCATTTTTATACACCCAACAGCCACTGTAGAAGCATCGATATTAAACACGAATGACGGAGATATTTACATTGGACCAAAAGCTGAGATCATGGAGGGTTGTATGGTACGTGCTCCGTTCGCTTTGTGTAAGGAATCAACACTAAAAATGGGTGCAAAAGTCTATGGTGCCACAACCATAGGTCCTAATTGTAAGGTTGGTGGAGAGCTAAACAATGTGGTTATATTCGGATACAGCAACAAAGCCCACGACGGTTTTTTAGGCAACGCAGTAATCGGAGAGTGGTGCAATTTGGGAGCAGACACAAACAACTCGAACTTAAAAAACAATTATGCCGAGGTAAAAGTGTGGAACTATCCCCAACAAAGATTTATAAGAACAGGACTACAGTTTTGCGGTCTGATTATGGGAGACCACTCTAAATGCGGTATCAATACAATGTTTAACACAGGAACAGTTGTAGGAGTTTCTGCAAATATTTTTGGTTCGGGATTTCCGCGCTCTTTTATCCCGTCTTATAGTTGGGGCGGTGCTCTTGGTTTTAAAAATTACGATATCAATCAAGCACTCGATACAGCACGGCTTGTTCTTGAACGTAGAGGCTTGATATTAAATGAAATAGATGAAGATATCTTGAGACATATTTATCAGTTATCACAAGAACAATAGGAAGCGTAGTAATACAAACAAAACAGCAAGGTATTTCAGAAGTGTCCAAATGCAAGGCACTGAGATTGAGGACGAAGGAGCGTACCTGAAGTACGTGACTGAGTCCGAATATCGAAAGTAACGCAGCAGTTGGATACTTATAAAGCACCTTGAAACATGACATTTTAACAGGTTTCTAATCTTTAGTTTACTTTTTGCTATACATTAAAGCCGAAAACTTATTTACTATGACATTTGACGATATTCACAACGAAGAAGATATGACGTTCCAGCTCGATTCGCCCGGAGCGTACCCAATTATTAATGATGATCAATCAACTTTGGAATATGATGAATCAGTTCCAATGCCCATAATGCCATTGCGTAATGCTGTCCTGTTTCCGGGGGTTATTATTCCCATTATAGTAGGACGCGCAAAAAGCCGCAGATTAGTTGATACTGTTAATGCAGGAAACCGCATTTTATGTGCTGTTATGCAAAAAAACGTTAACACAGAAAATCCCGGTTTCGAAGATTTGCATAAATATGGAACTGTTGGAGTTATCCTCAAAATGTTTGAGATGCCCGACAACTCGGTAACTGTAGTACTACAGGGGAAACATCGCGTGGAAATAAATTCAATTGTAGCAACAGAACCATACCTAACAGGGCATGTAACAAAAGCTGAAGAGAAAACCCCCTCGCAACGTGAATTTGAGGCTTTGGCAGGCTCAGTCAAGGATTATGCTCTAAAATTAGTCAAAGAATCTGATAATTTTCAAAATGAGCTAAGGTTTGCTCTACGCAATATAGAAGACAAACGATATCTGATAAATTTTGTCGCATCGAGCAGCAATCTTAAGCCAGACGACAAACAGAATTTATTAAATGCACAAAACTACAAAGAGCGAGCTTTAAATCTGTTAGAACTGCTAAACAAGGAGTTACAACTAACGCAGCTAAAAAACGACATTCAGGGGAAAGTCAGAACAGATCTCAACAAACAACAACGAGAATATTTTCTTAATCAACAGATAAAAACTCTGCAAGACGAGCTTGGAGGCGATCCCGTTCAAAATGAGATTGAACAGATGAACGAACGGGTAAAAACAAAAAAATGGTCAAAAGAAGTTGGGGCAACATTCGAAAAAGAGCTTGCAAAGCTACGGAGAATGAATCCCATGGCTCCTGACTATTCTGTTCAGTTGAATTATCTGAATACGTTGCTCGAACTGCCTTGGAATGAATATACCAAAGATAACTTTGACCTGAGCAGAGCGCAAAAAACATTAGACAAAGACCACTACGGACTCGAAAAGGTTAAAGAGCGGATAATGGAACACTTAGCAGTGTTGAAACTTAAAAACGATATGAAATCGCCAATTATTTGCCTCTATGGTCCTCCGGGGGTTGGCAAAACATCGTTGGGCAAATCCATTGCAACAGCACTTGGACGTAAATATGTAAGAATGTCACTCGGCGGACTCCACGACGAGTCGGAGATACGCGGTCACAGAAAAACGTACATTGGCGCAATGCCCGGACGAATAATCCAAAATATCAAAAAAGCTGGGTCGAGCAATCCTGTGTTTGTTTTAGATGAAATCGACAAATTAAACAAAAACATACACGGCGACCCCGAATCAGCCCTGTTGGAAGTGCTTGATCCTGAGCAAAATTCAGCTTTCCATGATAACTTCTTAGAGATAGATTACGATTTATCAAAAGTGATGTTTATCGCCACGGCAAACACTATCAACAACATCCATCCTGCACTGTTAGACAGAATGGAGCTGATTGAAGTGAGTGGATATCTCCCCGAAGAAAAAGTGGAAATAGCACAACGTCACTTAATTCCAAAACAACTTAAAAACCATGGGTTAAAACCCAAAGAGCTTAAATTCTCGAACAGAATAATTATGCAAATTATCGAATCCTATACACGTGAATCTGGTGTAAGGATGTTAGATAAGACTCTGTCGCAAGTTGTGCGTAAGGTTGCTCTGAAAATTGCTACTTCCGAGGAGTATAATGTCAGCGTAAAGAAAGCCGATATACCTAAATACTTAGGACAACCAAGGTATGTGCCCGAAAAATACACATATCACGATATGCCTGGAATAGTCACAGGTTTGGCGTGGACTGCCGCAGGAGGCGAGATTTTATTTATCGAAACCGCTGTTAGCAAAGGCAAAGGAAACCTTACCATGACTGGAAACCTCGGCGATGTGATGAAAGAGAGTGCCGTTCTTGCTTTAGAATATCTGAAATCACACTCCTACCTGCTTAATCTTGAAGACGATACCATAGACCAATGGAACGTACATATTCATATTCCAGAAGGCGCTATACCAAAAGATGGACCTTCGGCAGGGATAACAATGGTTACATCAATAGCCTCTGCACTGACAAAACAAAAAGTGAAATCGAATATTGCGATGACAGGTGAGATAACCCTACGCGGAAAGGTACTTCCGGTCGGAGGAATAAAAGAAAAAATCTTAGCTGCACGCAGAGCAGGTATTGTCGAGATAATTTTGTCGGAAGAGAATAAAAAAGATCTGTTCGAGATAAAAGATGTCTATCTCGATGGCTTAAAGTTTCACTTTGTAAAGACAATTGAGGAAGTTTTGAAATTATCCCTTGTCTAAAGCAATTAACAATATTATGGGTAACGTTTTCAACGTAGAGACGGAGCATGCTCCGTCTCTACACCCCCAAATACCCACCACTCATTAAATTTCCCAACAATTTATTTATCAATCACCCATTATCAATTGTTAATTGCATTTACCTTTCTCCTTATCCCTTGTACCTCTTCTATAAGTAGATTAGTCAGTCTCCCAAAACCCAATTCCTGCTAAATTGTCAGTCAAACAGTGCAAAATTGTCGATTTTCCGTATTGGCACAAATTGTGAAATAATCCCAATCGTAGATTAAAAATTAATGTTTAACTTAAAATATTTAAAACAATGGCAGAAATAAAAGGAAAAGTTTTGGCAGGGAAAGTACTTGTTAAACCAATGGAAGCCGAAGAAAAAACAGCAAGTGGGATATATATTCCCGACAGCGCAAAAGAGAAACCACAACAAGGAACAATAATGTTGGTTGGCGCAGCTAAAAAAGACGAACAGGTTGAAGTAAAAGTCGGAGACACTGTTCTTTACGGCAAATATTCAGGTACTGAAATAACTATCAATAACGACAAGTATTTATTGATGAACCAAAGCGACATACTGTTTATCATGTAATTATTGAGTAGTAACCAAAAAATTAAAAATCTAAAAAATTATGGCAAAACAAATAAAATTTAATCAAGATGCACGTTCATCAATTAAAGTAGGTGTTGATGAGTTGGCGAATGCAGTAAAAATAACACTTGGACCAAAAGGTCGCAACGTAGTTATCGAAAAGAAATTTGGCGCACCTCAAATCACAAAAGATGGTGTAACTGTTGCAAAAGAGATTGAACTAAAAGATCCTTTAGCAAATATCGGAGCACAAATGATTAAAGAGGTTGCTTCAAAAACCGCCGATGACGCAGGTGACGGAACAACTACAGCAACAATACTTGCACAAGCAATGATTCATGAAGGCTTGAAAAACGTTACCGCAGGCGCAAATCCAATGGAGTTGAAACGTGGTATTGACAAAGCTGTGAAGATAGTTGTTGACAAAATAAAATCGATGTCACAAGAAGTTGGTGAAGATATAGAAAAAATTGAACAAGTTGCACGTATCTCAGCAAACAACGATGTTGCAATAGGTAAATTAATTGCCGAAGCAATGCAAAAAGTTAAAAAAGAGGGTGTTATAACAGTTGAAGAGGCAAAAGGAATCGATACGACTGTTGAAGTTGTTGAGGGAATGCAATTCGACCGTGGATATATATCTCCGTATTTCATAACCAACTCCGATAAAATGGAAGCTAATTTGGATAATCCTTTAATCTTGATTTATGACAAGAAAATCAGCACTATGAAGGATTTACTTCCAATTTTAGAGCCTGTTGCACAACAAGGAAAACCTCTTTTGATTATTGCAGAAGATATTGATGGCGAAGCTCTTGCTACATTAGTAGTTAACCGTATTCGTGGTGCGCTTAAAGTTGCTGCTGTTAAAGCTCCTGGATTTGGAGACCGCCGCAAAGAGATGTTAGAAGATATTGCTATCCTTACAGGTGGCGTTGTAATCAGCGACGAAAAGGGTATGAAATTGGAAAACACAACCCTCGACATGTTAGGTAAAGCAGAAAAAATTACTGTTGATAAAGAGAATACAACAATTGTCAACGGAGCAGGAGCAAAAGAGCAAATTCAAGCAAGAGTTGCACAAATTCGCAAACAAATTGAAACAACAACATCAGACTATGATCGCGAAAAACTACAAGAGCGTTTGGCTAAATTAGCAGGCGGCGTTGCTGTTCTTTACATCGGTGCAGCTAGTGAGGTAGAGATGAAAGAAGCAAAAGACCGCGTTGACGATGCTCTACACGCAACACGCGCAGCTGTTGAAGAGGGAATTATCCCCGGCGGTGGTACAGCATATATCAGAGCAATAAAAGAGCTTGAAGGCGTTGTTGGCGATACGACTGACGAAACCACAGGTATTTCAATTGTTCGCCGTGCAATCGAAGAGCCTCTACGTCAAATAGTTGCCAATGCAGGAGAAGAGGGAGCAGTAATCGTACAAAGAGTTAAAGAGGGTAAAGACGATTTCGGATACAACGCTCGTACAAACGAATACCAAAGCCTGTTTAAAGCTGGTGTTATTGACCCAACTAAAGTAGCACGCGTTGCACTTATTAACTCTGCATCAATAGCAGGAATGTTCTTAACAACAGAATGTGTAATTGCTGAAGAGGTTGAAGACAAACCGGCTATGCCTCCAATGGGCGGCGGAATGGGTGGCGGAATGGACATGATGTAATCCCAGTTCATTATTAAACTTAAATATATCTCAAAAGGGTTGCTCGAAAAAATAACGGGCAACCTTTTTTATCCTAACACACGACCTGATACCTAATAAACCAAATTATTATTTTTGAGTTTTAATATAAAACATGTAATTTTGTCAGTAATAAAATCATTTTATGAGTCGAGAATTATTAAGTGTTAAACAAAGGTTTGGAATTGTTGGAAACAGTCCCGGAATTGACCGTGCTATAAAAACCGCATTGCAAGTAGCACCTACCGAAATGTCTGTCCTGATTGTGGGAGAAAGTGGCACAGGAAAAGAGTTTTTTCCAAAAATAATACATCAACACAGTATCCGAAAACATAAACAATATATTGCTGTCAACTGTGGCGCAATACCCGAAGGCACAATCGATTCCGAACTATTTGGACATGAGAAAGGAGCATTTACCGGAGCAATTGATGCGCGAAAAGGATATTTTGAAGTAGCGGACGGAGGAACTATTTTCCTTGATGAAGTTGGAGAACTTCCGGCACAAACCCAAGTAAGACTTCTACGAATTTTAGAAACTGGCGAATATATACGTGTAGGCTCTTCTAAAGTACAAAAAACAGATACACGTATTGTTGCTGCCACAAACGTAAACCTTGAAAAAGCCGTTCAACAGGGAAAGTTCCGCGAAGACCTCTATTACAGACTTAATACTGTACCCATAAGGCTTCCGGCACTGCGGGAAAGGAAGGAAGATATTTTTGCCCTGTTTACATTCTTTGCAAGTGAAACTGCTGATAAATATAAATTTGATCCCATAAGATTGACCCCCGAAGCACTTCATATGATTGAAAACTATCGTTGGCCAGGAAATATCAGACAGTTAAAAAACGTTGTGGAGCAAATGTCAATTATTGAAAAAGAGAGACTACTAACTCCAGAAAAAATAGCTAATTATCTCCCTGAGATAAACACCACAACCCTACCAACCTTAAGTACACAAGGGCGAGAACCCGAATCACATACCGAACGTGAAATATTGTTTAAAATCTTGTTCGATATGCGAAAAGAGGTTCACGATCTTAGACAAATGGTTTACTCAATGCTAGACGGCAAAGAGCCTGTCACAAAGCCAACATATGAGCCACAAGCTGAAATTTTTGATACTCAAATAAGCAAATTGCCTGTTAAACCTATTGAAACACCAATTTTTCAACCAACTCCCCAACCCGAGTCAATTATTCCAAAAGATTCGATAATTGAGGACACTTTAGAGGTTGAAGAAGAGTCACTTTCATTAATTGATAAAGAGAAAGAGTTGATACAAAAAGCTCTAAACAGGCATAACGGTAAACGAAAACTTGCCGCTGAAGAGTTAGGAATATCAGAAAGAACACTCTATAGAAAAATCAAAGAGTATGATATCAAATAAACGTTTCGTTACTCCAATAGTTACTGTTTTGTGCGCTGTCTTGTTTTCTACGTGTACAGTAAACTACTCATTTACAGGAGCGTCAATACCTATAGAGGCAAAAACATTTTATATAAAACCATTTTCAAATATGGCTCCGACTGTAAATCCACAATTGGCGCCACTATTGAGCGAAAAGCTTAATGACCAAATAATGTCGGCAACCTCATTAATTAGTGCAAGAGTTGATGGCGACATGCAATTTGAAGGCACCATTGTTGGATACAGCATCTCTCCTGTTGCATTGCAGGGAGGAGAAGTTACTGTAGCAGCTAAAAACAGGCTTACAATTACGATAAAGGTAAAATTTCAAAACCGATACGAGCCAAAGAATGATTTTGAAA contains:
- a CDS encoding co-chaperone GroES; this encodes MAEIKGKVLAGKVLVKPMEAEEKTASGIYIPDSAKEKPQQGTIMLVGAAKKDEQVEVKVGDTVLYGKYSGTEITINNDKYLLMNQSDILFIM
- a CDS encoding type B 50S ribosomal protein L31: MKKGIHPENYRLVAFRDMSNDTVFITRSTASSKETIEIDGETYPLIKLEISNTSHPFFTGKMKLVDTAGRVDKFRSRYAKHLETKK
- the groL gene encoding chaperonin GroEL (60 kDa chaperone family; promotes refolding of misfolded polypeptides especially under stressful conditions; forms two stacked rings of heptamers to form a barrel-shaped 14mer; ends can be capped by GroES; misfolded proteins enter the barrel where they are refolded when GroES binds); the protein is MAKQIKFNQDARSSIKVGVDELANAVKITLGPKGRNVVIEKKFGAPQITKDGVTVAKEIELKDPLANIGAQMIKEVASKTADDAGDGTTTATILAQAMIHEGLKNVTAGANPMELKRGIDKAVKIVVDKIKSMSQEVGEDIEKIEQVARISANNDVAIGKLIAEAMQKVKKEGVITVEEAKGIDTTVEVVEGMQFDRGYISPYFITNSDKMEANLDNPLILIYDKKISTMKDLLPILEPVAQQGKPLLIIAEDIDGEALATLVVNRIRGALKVAAVKAPGFGDRRKEMLEDIAILTGGVVISDEKGMKLENTTLDMLGKAEKITVDKENTTIVNGAGAKEQIQARVAQIRKQIETTTSDYDREKLQERLAKLAGGVAVLYIGAASEVEMKEAKDRVDDALHATRAAVEEGIIPGGGTAYIRAIKELEGVVGDTTDETTGISIVRRAIEEPLRQIVANAGEEGAVIVQRVKEGKDDFGYNARTNEYQSLFKAGVIDPTKVARVALINSASIAGMFLTTECVIAEEVEDKPAMPPMGGGMGGGMDMM
- a CDS encoding glucose-1-phosphate thymidylyltransferase, translating into MKTFCLHDAPNRDNLLPLTFTRGIGDIRVGIITIIEKWEHFLSRKGYQIVPEYLQKKYPTALDGETIVIRSGVLPDKNLVNAINKLNQNQALFHKGKWIAVATQSKNIQYSSFDTEAFEKFEYENNIREIEYPWNIFKLNDIELKSDFDIVTEGATSAPISETNRVIGNGRIFIHPTATVEASILNTNDGDIYIGPKAEIMEGCMVRAPFALCKESTLKMGAKVYGATTIGPNCKVGGELNNVVIFGYSNKAHDGFLGNAVIGEWCNLGADTNNSNLKNNYAEVKVWNYPQQRFIRTGLQFCGLIMGDHSKCGINTMFNTGTVVGVSANIFGSGFPRSFIPSYSWGGALGFKNYDINQALDTARLVLERRGLILNEIDEDILRHIYQLSQEQ
- the lon gene encoding endopeptidase La, which translates into the protein MTFDDIHNEEDMTFQLDSPGAYPIINDDQSTLEYDESVPMPIMPLRNAVLFPGVIIPIIVGRAKSRRLVDTVNAGNRILCAVMQKNVNTENPGFEDLHKYGTVGVILKMFEMPDNSVTVVLQGKHRVEINSIVATEPYLTGHVTKAEEKTPSQREFEALAGSVKDYALKLVKESDNFQNELRFALRNIEDKRYLINFVASSSNLKPDDKQNLLNAQNYKERALNLLELLNKELQLTQLKNDIQGKVRTDLNKQQREYFLNQQIKTLQDELGGDPVQNEIEQMNERVKTKKWSKEVGATFEKELAKLRRMNPMAPDYSVQLNYLNTLLELPWNEYTKDNFDLSRAQKTLDKDHYGLEKVKERIMEHLAVLKLKNDMKSPIICLYGPPGVGKTSLGKSIATALGRKYVRMSLGGLHDESEIRGHRKTYIGAMPGRIIQNIKKAGSSNPVFVLDEIDKLNKNIHGDPESALLEVLDPEQNSAFHDNFLEIDYDLSKVMFIATANTINNIHPALLDRMELIEVSGYLPEEKVEIAQRHLIPKQLKNHGLKPKELKFSNRIIMQIIESYTRESGVRMLDKTLSQVVRKVALKIATSEEYNVSVKKADIPKYLGQPRYVPEKYTYHDMPGIVTGLAWTAAGGEILFIETAVSKGKGNLTMTGNLGDVMKESAVLALEYLKSHSYLLNLEDDTIDQWNVHIHIPEGAIPKDGPSAGITMVTSIASALTKQKVKSNIAMTGEITLRGKVLPVGGIKEKILAARRAGIVEIILSEENKKDLFEIKDVYLDGLKFHFVKTIEEVLKLSLV
- a CDS encoding redoxin domain-containing protein; the protein is MKKILFSSTVISIISLIFVIYLPAIGLYATILFFALFTLVMPNASSRMLNNWLLIYLPFFVLHSIPLIIFNFTKSEYLLKLFAFSEISFILSGLVPVFIYAALIIKHHKLNGLILVVAYALFIVTGFYSLHFQTFIAGTIFLILSIYLPLNPNNSFFKNFLFLYFPIFVVYTLSLLWEPLFDGSHVEMNWYTLPINLIIPISILIGLKVRQRKYKIIRIIPLVIVFAFIGFIVHPNWSTFLLKRDDIKEIPSICIISDTNDTIDISESSKIVVLNIWSTSCGVCFREFPEYEKLFNKYKDNPRVDIYSVNVPLKRDSTHNTVERVREKYCFPIHFAEKSFCSKLNIQSSPK
- a CDS encoding LptE family protein, whose product is MISNKRFVTPIVTVLCAVLFSTCTVNYSFTGASIPIEAKTFYIKPFSNMAPTVNPQLAPLLSEKLNDQIMSATSLISARVDGDMQFEGTIVGYSISPVALQGGEVTVAAKNRLTITIKVKFQNRYEPKNDFETNFSQYEDFDSGVDLISVEQTLTEQIVEKLVTDIFNKAFVNW
- a CDS encoding sigma-54-dependent Fis family transcriptional regulator, which codes for MSRELLSVKQRFGIVGNSPGIDRAIKTALQVAPTEMSVLIVGESGTGKEFFPKIIHQHSIRKHKQYIAVNCGAIPEGTIDSELFGHEKGAFTGAIDARKGYFEVADGGTIFLDEVGELPAQTQVRLLRILETGEYIRVGSSKVQKTDTRIVAATNVNLEKAVQQGKFREDLYYRLNTVPIRLPALRERKEDIFALFTFFASETADKYKFDPIRLTPEALHMIENYRWPGNIRQLKNVVEQMSIIEKERLLTPEKIANYLPEINTTTLPTLSTQGREPESHTEREILFKILFDMRKEVHDLRQMVYSMLDGKEPVTKPTYEPQAEIFDTQISKLPVKPIETPIFQPTPQPESIIPKDSIIEDTLEVEEESLSLIDKEKELIQKALNRHNGKRKLAAEELGISERTLYRKIKEYDIK